The proteins below are encoded in one region of Carcharodon carcharias isolate sCarCar2 chromosome 2, sCarCar2.pri, whole genome shotgun sequence:
- the taf5l gene encoding TAF5-like RNA polymerase II p300/CBP-associated factor-associated factor 65 kDa subunit 5L isoform X2 gives MKRVRTEQIQAAVAHYLRRRQYVDSDGALKQGPKFSQTAEEMATNLTDTESKYSREVKQLLYPLFVYLHLDMVHSGLKSAADSFYSHFHGMFLQNTDQKDIMEQLRTTLNSQDIYSNSKLRSLIENKYVLTLTEESYNYLLRYLQSDNNSALCKVLASRVQLDVQCSPQTGYQLYSVGTLSRNEGVGMEPSELPSTMLQNEAALDMLQDTIKRVKDGPPSLTTICFYAFYNTDQLLNTAEISPDNKLLSAGFDNSCIKLWSLRSKKLKFGPQQVDVSRINLACDILDDEVEDDVGSEMKILRGHCGPVYGTKFLSDNSGLLSCSEDTTVRYWDLCSFKNTGLYQGHAYPVWDIDISPLSLYFVSGSHDRTARLWALDRTYPLRIYAGHLADVDCVKFHPNSNYIATGSIDKTVRLWSTQQGNTVRLFTGHRGPVLALAFSPNGKYLASAGEDQRLKLWDLASGTLFKELRGHTDNITNLAFSPDSSLIVSASVDNSVRVWDIRNTYSNSLVDGSSSELVGVYMGQTSNLLSVQFMACNLVLVTGVAQEKKEQ, from the exons ATACTGAATCAAAGTACAGCCGAGAAGTGAAACAATTGCTCTACCCTTTATTTGTCTACCTCCACCTTGACATGGTGCACAGTGGtttgaagagtgcagcagacagcTTCTACAGTCATTTTCACGGGATGTTCCTACAAAATACGGATCAGAAGGACATCATGGAACAGCTACGGACTACCCTGAATAGCCAGGACATTTATTCAAACTCCAAACTGCGTAGCCTGATTGAAAACAAATATGTTCTTACCCTTACTGAAGAAAGCTACAACTATCTCCTCCGCTACCTCCAGAGTGACAACAATAGTGCTTTGTGCAAGGTTCTGGCCTCTCGGGTTCAGCTGGATGTGCAGTGTTCTCCACAGACAGGCTATCAGCTGTACAGTGTCGGGACACTATCTCGCAACGAGGGGGTAGGCATGGAGCCCTCAGAGCTACCCTCTACCATGTTGCAGAATGAAGCTGCGCTGGATATGTTGCAGGACACCATAAAACGGGTAAAAGATggacctccctctctcacaaccATTTGTTTCTATGCTTTCTACAACACAGACCAGCTGCTCAATACTGCAGAAATTTCACCAGACAACAAACTGCTTAGTGCTGGTTTTGATAACTCTTGCATCAAACTCTGGAGTTTGAGGTCGAAGAAACTCAAGTTCGGACCCCAGCAGGTGGATGTCTCTCGCATCAACCTTGCCTGTGATATCTTGGATGATGAG GTGGAAGATGATGTGGGCAGCGAAATGAAAATCCTACGAGGGCACTGTGGGCCTGTATATGGCACCAAATTCCTCTCTGATAATTCAGGACTCCTGTCTTGTTCAGAAGACACAACAGTCCGTTACTGGGATTTGTGCAGTTTCAAGAACACTGGTTTGTATCAAGGACATGCTTATCCAGTCTGGGACATTGATATTAGTCCCCTGAGCCTTTACTTTGTAAGTGGATCGCATGATCGGACAGCAAGACTTTGGGCGCTTGACAGAACGTACCCACTACGCATTTATGCGGGTCACTTAGCAGACGTAGACTGTGTTAAGTTCCACCCGAACTCTAATTACATAGCCACAGGCTCGATAGATAAAACTGTGCGGCTGTGGAgtacacagcaagggaatactgTGCGTCTCTTCACGGGACATCGTGGACCTGTGTTGGCATTGGCTTTCTCTCCTAATGGAAAGTACTTGGCTTCAGCGGGTGAAGATCAGCGACTGAAACTATGGGACCTTGCATCGGGTACTTTATTCAAAGAGCTGAGAGGGCACACTGACAATATAACTAACCTTGCGTTTAGTCCGGATAGCAGTTTGATAGTTTCAGCATCTGTTGATAATTCAGTTCGTGTCTGGGATATTCGTAACACTTACTCTAATTCATTGGTGGATGGTTCTTCCAGTGAGCTGGTGGGCGTATATATGGGACAGACCAGTAACCTTTTGAGTGTGCAGTTCATGGCCTGCAATCTGGTTTTGGTTACAGGGGTTGCACAAGAAAAAAAAGAACAATAA